In the Oryza glaberrima chromosome 6, OglaRS2, whole genome shotgun sequence genome, one interval contains:
- the LOC127777007 gene encoding receptor kinase-like protein Xa21, producing the protein MASSSVLSPNIAWVLCHFIFCSISLTICNETDDRQALLCFKSQLSGPSRVLSSWSNTSLNFCNWDGVTCSSRSPPRVIAIDLSSEGIKGTISPCIANLTSLLTLQLSNNSLHGSIPPKLGLLRKLRNLNLSMNSLEGNIPSQLSSCSQIEILDLSSNSFQGAIPASLGKCIHLQEINLSRNNLQGRIPSALGNLSKLQALVLTSNRLTDEIPPSLGSSFSLRYVDLGNNDITGSIPESLANSSSLQVLMLMSNNLSGEVPKSLFNTSSLTAIFLQQNSFVGSIPAIAAMSSPIKYLSLRDNCISGTIPPSLGNLSSLLELRLSKNNLVGNIPESLGHIRTLEILTMSVNNLSGLVQPSLFNISSLTFLAMGNNSLVGRLPSDIGYTLPKIQGLILPANKFVGPIPASLLNAYHLEMLYLGNNSFTGLVPFFGSLPNLEELDVSYNMLEPGNWSFMTSLSNCSKLTQLMLDGNSFQGILPSSIGNLSSNLEGLWLRNNKIYGPIPPEIGNLKSLSILFMDYNLFTGTIPQTIGNLNNLTVLSFAQNKLSGHIPDVFGNLVQLTDIKLDGNNFSGRIPSSIGQCTQLQILNLAHNSLDGNIPSTIFKITSLSQEMNLSHNYFSGRMPDEVGNVINLNKLGISNNMLSGEIPSTLGQCVTLEYLEIQCNFFVGGIPQSFMNLVSINEMDISRNNLSGNIPQFLKSLSSLQDLNLSFNNFDGVIPTGGVFDIDNAVSIEGNNHLCTSVPKVGIPSCSVLADRKRELKILVLVLEILIPAIIVVIITLSYVVRIYGRKEKQANPHWQQINDHVKNITYQDIVKATDRFSSANLIGTGSFGTVYKGNLDRQQDEVAIKVFNLGIYGGQRSFSVECEALRNIRHQNLVKIITLCSSVDSNGADFKALVFQYMANGNLDTWLHPRAHEHSERKTLTFNQRINIALDVAFALDYLHNQCASPLVHCDLKPSNILLDLDMIAYVSDFGLARCLNNTSNAYEGSSKSLACLKGSIGYIPPEYGMSEVISTKGDVYSFGVILLEMITGSSPTDEKFNNGTSLREHVARAFPNNTYEIVDPRMLQGEMNIATVMQNCIIPLVRIGLCCSAASPKDRWEMGQVSAEILKIKHIFSSIHGVPGVQMNMDDGEGPSAEVNETSMEEVNAREDGGVVAPVGIQPGGVADEEETVASYDNLPRLLGVIEERNPESSYEVKKFPSIEHPGKSVLQRAFLALHACKMAFVNCRPVLCIDGTFLTGKYRGQILTAIGVDGNNQNKELMNMFKRLCNQNQEKKFNELWKRLDELTAKCSDQRAVAPLTAVADPPQALGPLPTDSPTLVRRTGLEIWKFSQWIRHESKEKWAKAYFRDRFQAVLPSMPNNGILFGTFMQKKLEELRKKAMKHRALVQGTQQHRFEILCQDKAGRGIYHKRVKQECVLKVDGTCHCSCAKPKLLHRPCTHVIAAAAKCGIPDAVYVSQYFSKQAIYHTWSGEIYGFGIAGEFTETNDEVLNIPDPSKLRGKAGRRRTRCIRNDMDESEAGRVKRCSKCDERGHTYKHCPKDKEKPSAAEAGLSGSAADGARPTEMARQDTPQLLDPAIDHRRSHLTVVQGAQLGTFRARTCGCVRPASYRCVGWWRLPPVTRTQPDDGLLTDERIAIGRPEVDQHVYEESLYAERPEVDYPTMGTLWCRRQFGFRQSFPVPFPTTVPAAVHRYSRKGQQSAGDWPAKLATFVEDWLLATKEVVDHKGEPHTEEAYQAYLRWYQPRTRTRVTFAPLEQQPHVAGTRDLYARHRDQDFARAAASSGHQSP; encoded by the exons ATGGCCTCTTCGAGTGTCCTGTCTCCAAACATCGCATGGGTTCTTTGTCACTTCATCTTTTGCAGCATATCGTTAACCATCTGCAATGAAACTGACGATAGACAGGCTCTCCTTTGCTTCAAGTCTCAGCTCTCTGGTCCATCTAGAGTTCTATCCTCATGGAGCAACACATCCTTGAATTTCTGCAACTGGGATGGAGTCACCTGCAGCTCACGAAGTCCTCCCCGGGTCATTGCAATAGATCTCTCATCAGAAGGCATCAAGGGCACCATATCACCTTGCATTGCCAACCTGACCTCTCTTCTGACACTTCAACTGTCAAACAACAGCCTCCATGGCAGCATACCACCCAAGCTTGGCCTCCTGAGGAAACTCAGGAACCTCAACCTCAGCATGAACTCTTTAGAAGGTAACATTCCATCTCAACTTTCTTCATGTTCCCAAATTGAAATCTTAGATTTGTCAAGCAATTCCTTCCAAGGTGCAATCCCAGCTAGCCTAGGCAAATGCATACATCTTCAGGAGATTAATCTCAGCAGAAACAATTTGCAAGGTAGAATCCCCTCTGCTCTTGGGAATCTTTCTAAGCTGCAAGCACTGGTCCTCACTAGCAACAGGCTCACAGATGAAATACCACCATCTCTAGGCAGCAGCTTTTCTCTCAGATATGTTGATCTTGGGAATAATGATATCACAGGAAGCATACCAGAGTCCTTGGCAAACAGCTCATCTCTCCAAGTACTTATGCTCATGAGCAATAATCTTAGTGGAGAAGTCCCAAAGTCTCTATTCAATACTTCATCACTTACCGCCATTTTCCTCCAACAGAACAGCTTTGTTGGTTCTATACCCGCTATTGCGGCCATGTCCTCCCCCATTAAATATCTTTCCTTAAGGGACAATTGCATCTCAGGAACAATACCGCCCTCACTAGGTAACCTTTCTTCCCTACTTGAACTTCGCCTTTCTAAGAACAATTTAGTTGGTAACATTCCAGAGAGCTTAGGTCATATCCGAACACTAGAGATACTGACCATGAGTGTGAACAACTTGTCTGGTCTAGTTCAACCATCTCTCTTCAACATTTCATCCCTGACATTTCTTGCCATGGGAAACAACTCACTCGTGGGAAGATTACCCTCCGATATTGGCTACACACTTCCAAAAATTCAGGGCTTGATTCTCCCGGCAAACAAGTTTGTTGGCCCAATTCCAGCTTCTCTTCTCAATGCCTACCACCTAGAGATGCTCTACCTAGGTAATAACAGTTTCACTGGACTCGTGCCATTCTTTGGATCATTACCGAATTTGGAAGAACTTGATGTGTCATACAACATGCTAGAACCGGGCAATTGGAGCTTTATGACATCACTCTCGAATTGCTCTAAATTGACTCAACTGATGTTAGATGGGAACAGCTTCCAAGGAATTTTGCCAAGTTCAATCGGCAATCTTTCTAGCAATCTTGAGGGATTATggctaagaaataacaaaatctATGGACCGATACCGCCAGAAATAGGTAATCTAAAGAGTCTCAGTATATTGTTTATGGATTACAATCTTTTCACTGGTACTATACCACAAACAATTGGAAATCTGAACAACTTGACTGTTCTATCATTTGCACAAAATAAGCTCTCAGGGCATATACCTGATGTTTTTGGCAACCTAGTTCAGTTGACAGATATAAAATTGGATGGGAACAACTTCAGCggaagaataccttcaagtATAGGGCAATGTACTCAACTCCAGATACTTAACCTTGCTCACAACTCATTAGATGGGAATATACCAAGTACGATATTCAAAATTACTTCACTTTCTCAAGAGATGAACTTGTCACACAATTACTTCTCTGGAAGAATGCCAGACGAAGTTGGAAATGTCATTAATTTGAACAAACTTGGAATCTCAAACAACATGTTGTCTGGAGAGATCCCATCCACCCTTGGCCAGTGTGTGACTCTCGAGTATCTTGAGATACAATGCAACTTCTTTGTAGGAGGTATTCCACAATCTTTTATGAACTTAGTAAGCATAAATGAGATGGATATATCTCGGAATAATTTGTCTGGGAATATCCCACAGTTCCTGAAATCGCTGAGTTCCCTACAGGACCTCAATTTATCCTTCAACAATTTTGATGGAGTCATTCCAACGGGTGGCGTTTTTGACATTGACAATGCAGTATCAATTGAAGGAAATAATCATTTGTGTACAAGTGTTCCAAAAGTTGGTATTCCTTCTTGTTCTGTTTTGGCTGACAGGAAAAGGGAACTCAAGATCTTGGTTCTTGTCCTAGAGATACTAATACCAGCTATCATTGTTGTTATAATCACTCTATCCTATGTCGTGAGAATTTATGGAAGGAAGGAGAAGCAAGCAAACCCACATTGGCAACAAATTAATGATCACGTGAAAAACATTACATATCAAGATATTGTAAAGGCTACAGATAGGTTCAGTTCTGCCAATTTAATTGGCACAGGATCGTTTGGGACGGTTTACAAAGGTAATCTAGACCGTCAGCAAGATGAGGTTGCCATCAAAGTATTTAACCTTGGAATTTATGGGGGCCAAAGGAGCTTTAGTGTGGAGTGTGAAGCTCTAAGAAACATTCGCCATCAAAATCTTGTAAAAATCATCACTCTGTGCTCTTCAGTGGATTCCAATGGGGCAGACTTCAAAGCCCTTGTGTTCCAATATATGGCCAACGGGAACTTGGACACTTGGCTACATCCAAGGGCTCATGAACACAGTGAGAGGAAAACTCTGACTTTTAACCAAAGAATCAATATAGCCTTGGATGTAGCGTTTGCTTTGGACTATCTGCATAACCAATGTGCATCTCCGCTAGTACATTGTGACTTGAAGCCAAGCAATATCCTTTTGGACCTTGACATGATTGCTTATGTCAGTGACTTTGGCCTAGCAAGATGTCTAAACAATACCTCAAATGCATATGAAGGAAGTTCAAAATCTTTGGCTTGCCTAAAGGGATCTATAGGATACATCCCACCAG AGTATGGCATGAGTGAAGTGATATCAACCAAGGGTGATgtctacagcttcggcgtgATTTTATTGGAAATGATAACAGGGAGTAGTCCTACTGATGAAAAATTCAATAATGGTACAAGCCTTCGTGAACATGTTGCAAGAGCTTTTCCCAATAATACCTATGAGATTGTTGATCCCAGGATGCTACAAGGTGAAATGAACATAGCAACAGTGATGCAGAATTGCATCATTCCATTGGTCAGAATAGGTCTATGCTGCTCTGCTGCATCTCCTAAGGACCGATGGGAAATGGGGCAAGTTTCTGCCGAAATCCTTAAGATCAAGCATATATTCTCAAGCATACATGGT GTTCCAGGTGTgcagatgaacatggatgatggcgaGGGACCAAGTGCTGAAGTAAATGAGACTTCTATGGAGGAGGTCAACGCACGAGAGGACGGGGGCGTAGTAGCTCCAGTGGGCATTCAACCAGGTGGAgtggccgacgaggaggagactgtcg CCTCGTATGACAATTTGCCACGCCTGCTTGGTGTTATCGAGGAAAGAAACCCTGAGAGCTCTTACGAAGTGAAGAAATTCCCCTCAATTGAACATCCTGGGAAGAGTGTGCTGCAAAGGGCGTTCTtagctctacatgcatgcaagatggcaTTCGTGAACTGTCGTCCTGTTCTCTGCATTGATGGGACATTCTTGACAGGAAAGTATCGGGGCCAGATACTAACAGCAATAGGAGTAGATGGGAACAATCAG aacaaggagCTCATGAACATGTTCAAGAGGCTATGTAATCAGAACCAGGAGAAAAAATTCAatgagctttggaagagattagatGAGTTGACAGCCAAATGTAGTGATCAGCGTGCAGTGGCTCCATTGACCGCCGTTGCTGACCCTCCTCAAGCTCTTGGACCTCTCCCAACGGATAGTCCAACATTGGTTAGAAGAACTGGATTGGAGATTTGGAAATTTTCTCAGTGGATTCGGCATGAATCAAAAGAGAAATGGGCCAAGGC GTATTTTAGGGATCGGTTCCAGGCAGTTCTTCCCTCTATGCCGAACAACGGCATTTTGTTTGGAACTTTCATGCAGAAAAAGCTAGAGGAGTTGCGTAAAAAGGCCATGAAACATCGAGCTCTAGTGCAAGGTACCCAACAACACAGGTTTGAGATACTATGTCAAGATAAGGCAGGCAGGGGTATCTACCACAAGAGAGTGAAGCAGGAGTGTGTTCTCAAAGTCGACGGCACATGTCATTGCTCTTGTGCAAAGCCGAAGCTGCTCCACAGGCCATGCACCCATGTCATTGCTGCCGCAGCGAAGTGTGGCATACCAGATGCAGTATATGTGTCACAGTACTTTAGTAAGCAAGCAATATATCATACATGGAGCGGCGAGATTTATGGGTTCGGCATAGCTGGGGAGTTCACAGAGACTAACGATGAAGTACTCAATATTCCTGACCCATCGAAGCTCCGAGGCAAGGCTGGAAGGAGGAGGACTCGTTGCATCCGCAACGATATGGACGAGTCGGAGGCTGGCAGGGTGAAGCGTTGCAGCAAATGCGATGAACGTGGACACACCTACAAGCATTGTCCTAAAGACAAGGAGAAACCAAGTGCGGCGGAGGCAGGACTATCAGGATCAGCAGCAGATGGAGCTCGCCCTACGG AGATGGCACGTCAGGATACACCTCAGTTGTTGGACCCGGCGATAGATCACCGCCGGTCTCACCTTACTGTGGTGCAGGGGGCTCAGCTTGGGACGTTCCGGGCACGGACGTGCG GCTGCGTGAGGCCGGCCTCCTACCGATGTGTCGGCTGGTGGAGGCTGCCGCCGGTGACACGGACCCAGCCAGATGATGGACTGTTGACCG ATGAGAGGATTGCGATCGGCCGCCCTGAGGTGGACCAGCACGTATACGAGGAGTCACTGTACGCGGAGCGACCAGAGGTCGACTACCCTACGATGGGTACTCTGTGGTGCCGTCGTCAG TTCGGCTTCCGTCAGTCCTTTCCAGTACCGTTTCCAACGACCGTCCCAGCTGCTGTTCACCG GTACTCGCGCAAGGGTCAGCAGTCAGCTGGCGACTGGCCCGCCAAGTTGGCGACTTTTGTTGAGGACTGGTTGCTCGCAACCAAGGAGGTCGTGGACCACAAGGGAGAGCCACACACTGAGGAGGCGTACCAAGCCTACCTACGCTGGTACCAGCCACGCACCCGTACTAGGGTCACCTTCGCTCCCTTGGAGCAGCAGCCCCACGTTGCGGGCACTAGAGACCTCTACGCCAGGCACCGTGACCAGGACTTCGCTCGTGCT GCTGCGAGCAGTGGGCACCAATCTCCTTAA